Proteins encoded together in one Pseudoxanthobacter soli DSM 19599 window:
- a CDS encoding Gfo/Idh/MocA family protein, whose protein sequence is MTQTSLSARRLRLGMIGGGEGAYIGGIHRYAARLDDNFELVAGAFDVDAARGHAFAARTHIAPDRSYADVRALIASEMAREDRVDVVAICTPNHTHFPIAKALIEAGIDVICEKPMTTTLADAEVLHALGREHDRFVGVTYTYSGYPMIHEARARVLAGEIGAVRVVQAEYPLEWMATGIELEGNQQAAWRTDPKKSGRGGSIGDIGTHAYHLAGFVTGLKVESLSADLKTFVEGRALDDNAHVMLRYEGGARGLLWSSQVAIGHSNGLRLRVFGEKGGFAWHQEAPNELVFSPLFGKPTVIKRGREDLSEAARVRMRTPPGHPEGYIEAFANLYAGFAEAIRARADGREPGPAGRDIPTSYDGLKGVAFVDAVVDSHEAGRWLAPAYV, encoded by the coding sequence ATGACACAGACCTCCCTCTCCGCGCGACGGCTGCGGCTCGGCATGATCGGCGGCGGCGAAGGCGCCTATATCGGTGGCATCCACCGCTATGCCGCCCGGCTCGACGACAATTTCGAGCTGGTGGCCGGCGCCTTCGACGTGGACGCGGCCCGCGGCCATGCCTTCGCCGCGCGGACGCACATCGCGCCCGATCGGTCCTACGCGGACGTTCGTGCCCTCATCGCGAGCGAAATGGCGCGCGAGGACCGTGTGGACGTCGTCGCCATCTGCACGCCCAATCACACCCATTTCCCCATTGCGAAGGCGCTGATCGAGGCGGGCATCGACGTCATCTGCGAGAAGCCGATGACGACGACTCTCGCCGACGCCGAAGTGCTGCATGCGCTCGGGCGCGAGCACGACCGCTTCGTCGGCGTCACCTACACCTACAGCGGCTATCCGATGATCCACGAGGCCCGCGCGCGGGTTCTCGCCGGCGAGATCGGCGCGGTGCGGGTGGTGCAGGCGGAATATCCGCTGGAATGGATGGCGACCGGCATCGAGCTTGAGGGCAACCAGCAGGCCGCCTGGCGCACCGATCCGAAGAAGAGCGGCCGCGGCGGCTCCATCGGCGACATCGGCACGCACGCCTATCATCTCGCCGGGTTCGTCACCGGCCTGAAGGTGGAAAGCCTCTCGGCCGATCTGAAGACCTTCGTCGAAGGCCGCGCACTCGACGATAACGCCCATGTCATGCTGCGCTACGAAGGCGGCGCGCGCGGGCTGTTGTGGTCTTCGCAGGTGGCCATCGGCCATTCAAACGGATTGAGGCTGCGGGTGTTCGGTGAGAAGGGCGGCTTCGCCTGGCATCAGGAGGCGCCGAACGAACTGGTGTTCTCGCCGCTGTTCGGCAAGCCGACCGTAATCAAGCGCGGGCGCGAGGACCTTTCGGAGGCGGCACGGGTGAGGATGCGCACGCCTCCCGGCCACCCCGAGGGCTATATCGAGGCGTTCGCCAACCTCTATGCCGGGTTCGCCGAGGCGATTCGCGCCCGCGCGGACGGCCGTGAGCCGGGTCCGGCTGGCCGGGACATCCCGACCTCCTATGACGGCCTCAAGGGCGTGGCGTTCGTCGATGCCGTAGTCGACAGCCACGAGGCCGGGCGGTGGCTTGCGCCGGCCTATGTCTGA
- the ssuD gene encoding FMNH2-dependent alkanesulfonate monooxygenase, with the protein MTGLRAHNDQPLNFFWFIPTHGDGRYLGSGEQQRPPEFDYFKQVAQAVDRLGYGGVLLPTGQNCEDSWITAAGLATATERLKFLVALRPGVTTPAFAARQTAGLDRLSNGRLLLNVVVGGNPVELAGDGVFLPHDERYAQAREFLDIWSALVEGKSVDYDGRYYQVKGGRLDFLPVQRPRPPLYFGGSSEAGHELAAEQVELYLTWGEPLAQVKEKIDAVRARAAAKGRRMRFGIRLHFIVRETEDEAWAAADKLISRISDDQIASAQERFLKEMDSVGQRRMSALHGGRRDKLVVAPNLWAGVGLVRGGAGTALVGDPKAVAARLSEYQALGIDTVIGSGYPHLEESYRVAELLFPELGLGAARRAPRDEIANEFAVGHHGAARLQASS; encoded by the coding sequence ATGACCGGGCTTCGGGCGCACAACGATCAGCCGCTCAATTTCTTCTGGTTCATCCCCACCCATGGGGATGGCCGCTATCTCGGCTCGGGCGAGCAGCAGCGCCCGCCCGAGTTCGACTACTTCAAGCAGGTGGCCCAGGCGGTCGACCGGCTCGGCTATGGCGGCGTGCTTCTGCCGACGGGGCAGAACTGCGAGGATTCCTGGATCACCGCCGCCGGCCTCGCGACCGCGACGGAACGGCTGAAATTCCTCGTCGCCCTGCGACCCGGCGTGACCACGCCCGCCTTCGCGGCGCGGCAGACGGCAGGGCTGGACCGGCTTTCCAACGGCCGACTGCTTCTCAACGTGGTGGTCGGCGGCAATCCGGTCGAACTCGCCGGTGATGGCGTGTTCCTGCCCCACGACGAGCGCTATGCCCAGGCGCGCGAGTTCCTCGACATCTGGAGCGCGCTCGTGGAAGGCAAATCCGTCGATTATGACGGCCGCTACTATCAGGTGAAGGGTGGGCGGCTCGACTTCCTTCCCGTCCAGCGCCCACGCCCGCCGCTCTATTTCGGCGGGTCGTCGGAGGCCGGTCATGAACTCGCGGCCGAGCAGGTCGAGCTTTATCTCACCTGGGGCGAGCCGCTCGCGCAGGTGAAGGAGAAGATCGACGCCGTGCGGGCCCGTGCCGCGGCGAAAGGGCGCCGGATGCGGTTCGGCATCCGCCTGCATTTCATCGTGCGCGAGACCGAGGACGAAGCCTGGGCGGCGGCGGACAAGCTGATCAGCCGCATCTCCGACGACCAGATCGCTTCCGCCCAGGAGCGCTTCCTCAAGGAAATGGATTCCGTCGGCCAGCGACGCATGTCCGCGCTTCACGGCGGGCGCCGCGACAAGCTGGTGGTCGCGCCGAACCTGTGGGCGGGCGTCGGTCTCGTCCGTGGTGGTGCCGGCACGGCGCTCGTCGGCGACCCGAAGGCGGTGGCGGCGCGGCTGAGCGAGTATCAGGCGCTCGGCATCGATACGGTGATCGGCTCCGGCTATCCGCATCTCGAGGAATCCTACCGGGTCGCGGAACTGCTGTTCCCCGAACTTGGCCTTGGTGCCGCCCGGCGCGCGCCGCGTGACGAGATCGCGAACGAGTTCGCCGTCGGCCACCACGGCGCTGCGCGGCTGCAGGCGTCGTCATGA
- a CDS encoding cation-transporting P-type ATPase — protein sequence MSYTQSKATDQRSDDLEDLRWHALPTIEAIRILDGSETGLRSTEAARRLSIHGPNALPQARARPPLLRFLAQFNSTLIYFLLSAAIAAWYLGHLIDAFVIIAVVTVNAIVGFVQEGKAEKALSAIRDMIAPHARVWRDGHQVAVAVADLVPGDLVLVEAGDRVPADIRLLKAHGLKVDEAMLTGESLAAEKQALPVAEHASLGDRTSMAFSGTLVAAGLGTGIVVATGTRTEIGRISDLIAGVEPLTTPLLRQIDEFGRRFTWTAIAAAIALYAFATLVRHYDWTEALIAVVALAVGVVPEGLPAVITITLAIGVRRMAARHAITRRLPAVETLGATSVICSDKTGTLTRNEMTARRIMAGRHTLFASGAGYTPGGTLASNEGDDDVAALEAAAELIRCGLLCNDASLTRTGDRWTVAGDPMEGALVTLATKVGLDPDHVRREWPREDEIPFDARYRFMATRHTSPSGDTVIFVKGAPERLLRTCEREAGGEGADIDVNAWERRIATAAGEGERVLGFAMKTLDRTAMKRPLSADDLEHGLVFLGLTGFIDPPREEAVHAVAECRSAGIAVKMITGDHAVTAAAIARELKLSDSVEVVTGGDLDGTDDAALPALAARAAVFARTSPEHKLRIVRALQSSGAVVAMTGDGVNDAPALKQADVGIAMGHKGTEAAKEAAEMVLTDDNFASIVAAVREGRTVYDNIRKVIAWTIPTNGGEVATVIAAILFGFAMPMSPAQILWINLILTVTLGLVLAFEPTEPGVMERPPRPPRAGLLSPFLVWRIVFVSGLFTLGALGMFFLALHRGDDIETARTLVVNLIVVFEIFYLFNVRYLNVSSVTLKGALGTPPVLYALGTLVIAQFAFTYAPFMQALFDTRSLSLGDGVLVVLAGVALMAILEIEKLVLRRLKILSE from the coding sequence ATGTCCTACACCCAGAGCAAGGCGACCGATCAACGGTCGGACGATCTGGAAGACCTGCGCTGGCACGCCCTTCCGACCATCGAAGCCATTCGAATCCTCGACGGCAGCGAAACGGGTCTCCGTTCGACCGAGGCGGCGCGGCGGCTTTCAATTCACGGACCGAACGCGCTGCCGCAGGCCAGGGCACGCCCTCCGCTGCTGCGCTTCCTCGCGCAGTTCAACAGCACGCTGATCTACTTCCTGCTCAGTGCGGCTATCGCGGCGTGGTATCTCGGCCACCTCATCGATGCCTTCGTCATCATCGCGGTGGTGACCGTCAACGCCATCGTCGGCTTCGTTCAGGAGGGAAAGGCGGAGAAGGCGCTGAGCGCGATCCGCGACATGATCGCGCCTCATGCCCGGGTCTGGCGCGACGGCCACCAGGTTGCCGTCGCGGTCGCAGACCTCGTGCCGGGCGACCTCGTCCTCGTCGAGGCTGGAGACCGGGTCCCGGCGGACATCCGCCTTCTCAAGGCTCACGGGCTGAAGGTCGACGAGGCGATGCTCACGGGCGAATCCCTCGCCGCCGAGAAGCAGGCGTTGCCCGTAGCGGAGCACGCGTCGCTCGGCGACCGCACTTCGATGGCATTTTCGGGCACGCTGGTCGCCGCCGGCCTGGGTACCGGCATCGTGGTCGCCACCGGAACGCGGACCGAGATCGGACGCATCAGCGACCTTATCGCCGGCGTCGAACCGCTGACGACACCGCTGCTGCGGCAGATCGATGAGTTCGGCCGTCGCTTCACCTGGACGGCCATCGCCGCGGCCATTGCCCTTTATGCCTTCGCCACGCTGGTCCGGCATTACGACTGGACCGAGGCGTTGATCGCCGTGGTCGCGCTCGCGGTCGGCGTGGTTCCCGAAGGGCTGCCGGCCGTCATCACCATCACGCTTGCCATCGGCGTAAGGCGCATGGCGGCGCGCCACGCCATTACCCGGCGTCTCCCCGCCGTCGAGACGCTCGGCGCCACGTCCGTCATTTGCTCCGACAAGACCGGCACACTGACGCGAAACGAGATGACGGCCCGCCGCATCATGGCCGGCCGCCATACCCTGTTCGCCAGCGGCGCCGGTTACACCCCCGGCGGCACGCTCGCCAGCAACGAGGGGGACGATGACGTCGCCGCGCTCGAAGCGGCGGCGGAACTCATCCGCTGCGGCCTGCTTTGCAACGACGCGAGCCTGACACGCACCGGCGACCGCTGGACCGTCGCCGGAGACCCGATGGAAGGCGCCCTCGTCACCCTGGCCACGAAGGTCGGTCTCGACCCCGACCATGTTCGGCGGGAGTGGCCGAGGGAGGACGAAATACCCTTCGACGCACGCTATCGCTTCATGGCCACGCGCCATACCTCGCCGTCTGGCGACACAGTCATCTTCGTCAAAGGCGCCCCCGAGCGGCTGCTCAGGACCTGTGAACGCGAAGCCGGTGGAGAGGGAGCCGACATCGACGTGAACGCCTGGGAACGGCGCATTGCAACGGCGGCCGGCGAGGGCGAGCGCGTGCTCGGCTTCGCGATGAAGACCCTGGACAGGACGGCGATGAAGCGGCCGCTGTCGGCGGATGACCTCGAACATGGGCTCGTCTTCCTCGGTCTGACCGGCTTCATCGACCCGCCGCGGGAAGAGGCCGTGCATGCCGTGGCCGAATGCCGGTCGGCGGGCATCGCGGTCAAGATGATCACCGGTGATCACGCCGTGACCGCCGCAGCCATTGCGCGGGAATTGAAGCTGAGCGACAGCGTCGAGGTCGTGACCGGGGGCGATCTCGACGGAACGGACGATGCTGCCCTGCCCGCGCTGGCAGCCCGTGCCGCGGTGTTCGCCCGCACCAGCCCGGAACACAAGCTGCGGATCGTGCGCGCCCTGCAATCGAGCGGCGCCGTCGTGGCGATGACCGGCGACGGGGTCAACGATGCACCGGCCCTGAAGCAGGCCGATGTGGGCATCGCGATGGGTCACAAGGGCACGGAGGCCGCCAAGGAAGCGGCGGAGATGGTGCTGACGGACGACAACTTCGCGTCCATCGTCGCCGCCGTGAGAGAAGGACGGACCGTCTACGACAACATCCGCAAGGTCATCGCCTGGACCATTCCCACCAACGGCGGCGAGGTGGCCACGGTCATCGCGGCGATCCTGTTCGGCTTCGCGATGCCGATGTCACCGGCGCAGATTCTCTGGATCAACCTGATCCTCACGGTCACCCTTGGCCTGGTGCTCGCCTTCGAGCCGACCGAGCCCGGCGTGATGGAGCGGCCGCCGCGCCCGCCGCGCGCGGGGTTGTTGTCGCCGTTCCTCGTCTGGCGGATCGTGTTCGTGTCGGGGCTGTTCACGCTCGGCGCGCTCGGGATGTTCTTCCTCGCGCTACATCGGGGTGACGACATCGAGACGGCGCGTACCCTCGTCGTGAATCTGATCGTGGTGTTCGAGATCTTCTATCTCTTCAACGTCCGGTACCTGAACGTTTCGTCCGTCACATTGAAAGGCGCGCTCGGAACACCGCCGGTGCTTTATGCGCTGGGCACGCTCGTCATTGCCCAGTTCGCCTTCACCTATGCGCCGTTCATGCAGGCTCTGTTCGACACGCGCAGTCTGTCGCTCGGAGACGGCGTTCTGGTGGTCCTCGCCGGCGTTGCGCTGATGGCGATCCTGGAGATCGAGAAGCTCGTTCTTCGGCGGCTGAAGATCCTCTCGGAATAA
- a CDS encoding DUF2000 domain-containing protein: MTQAEQMDPRDAAEPSRCVIVVDASLPVGRAANAAAVIALTMGRKRPELAGPDLVDGAGAVHPGLISIGISILGAAGTELAAVRAKALARGIEVVDFPAQGQETTDYTLFSAEVSRCDADALHYVGVGLYGPRKAVGKIVGKYALLG; this comes from the coding sequence GTGACTCAAGCAGAACAGATGGACCCGCGAGACGCCGCCGAGCCGAGCCGTTGCGTCATCGTGGTCGACGCAAGCCTGCCGGTGGGGCGCGCCGCGAATGCCGCTGCCGTCATCGCGCTCACTATGGGCCGGAAGCGGCCGGAACTTGCAGGTCCCGATCTCGTCGATGGCGCGGGCGCGGTCCATCCGGGCCTCATCTCCATCGGGATCTCCATCCTCGGCGCTGCGGGCACCGAACTCGCGGCGGTCCGCGCAAAGGCGCTCGCCAGAGGCATCGAGGTGGTGGATTTCCCTGCGCAGGGCCAGGAGACCACCGACTACACCCTGTTCTCCGCCGAAGTCTCGCGGTGCGACGCGGATGCGCTGCACTATGTCGGCGTCGGGCTCTACGGTCCGCGCAAGGCGGTGGGAAAGATCGTCGGCAAATATGCCCTGCTGGGATAA
- a CDS encoding helix-turn-helix transcriptional regulator — translation MPTPRPATEATIWYADDLGAEFLRARFGDFAYDLHTHDTACFALITGGAIRIRMKGGEFVAREGDLYAIDADEPHAGWPVDDAGWSQRTIYVDLDGLHRRLFQKERPAAALRGPVIRDAQLAQTFLAVHASYEQSASKLLRDEHYLAFSRRLFERHISQSDVESETGRETRAVERARDFLDARLDRRVSLAEIASASGLPPFRIYRAFERETGMTPHGYQRQARIRAALDLIRRGLPLAEVANVAGFADQAHFTRSFRARMGVTPGAYREARLAAA, via the coding sequence ATGCCAACCCCGCGGCCAGCCACGGAAGCGACGATCTGGTACGCCGACGACCTCGGCGCCGAATTCCTGCGCGCGCGCTTCGGCGACTTCGCCTACGATCTTCACACTCACGACACCGCCTGTTTCGCCCTCATCACCGGCGGCGCGATCCGCATCCGGATGAAGGGCGGGGAGTTCGTGGCCCGCGAGGGCGACCTCTACGCCATCGATGCCGACGAGCCGCATGCCGGATGGCCGGTGGATGACGCCGGCTGGAGCCAGCGCACCATCTACGTCGATCTCGACGGCCTGCACCGCCGGCTCTTCCAGAAAGAGCGGCCGGCCGCTGCATTGCGTGGCCCGGTCATCCGCGACGCGCAACTGGCACAGACTTTTCTCGCCGTTCACGCAAGTTATGAGCAATCGGCATCAAAGCTTTTGCGGGACGAACATTATCTTGCATTCTCGCGACGGCTGTTCGAGCGACACATATCGCAGTCGGACGTCGAATCCGAGACTGGCCGGGAAACCCGCGCGGTGGAGCGGGCGCGCGACTTTCTCGACGCCCGATTGGACCGGCGTGTCAGCCTCGCGGAGATCGCGAGCGCATCGGGGCTGCCGCCCTTCCGGATTTACCGCGCGTTCGAGCGCGAGACGGGGATGACGCCGCACGGCTACCAGCGTCAGGCCCGTATCCGTGCGGCGCTGGACCTGATAAGGCGCGGCCTTCCCCTGGCTGAGGTCGCAAACGTGGCCGGCTTCGCCGATCAGGCCCACTTCACGCGCAGCTTTCGGGCGCGCATGGGCGTCACGCCCGGCGCCTATCGCGAGGCCCGGCTCGCCGCCGCCTGA
- a CDS encoding ATP-binding cassette domain-containing protein, protein MTAFAQQRPVPAFRDEIPGVTSAPAREPAFRFEGVSKRFGDKTVLHGIDLSVAAGEFVAIVGKSGCGKSTLLRLLAGLEKPSGGRLHHAGDADARGDTRIMFQEPRLLPWARVLANVEVGLTGARLGSEGRDRAQGLLAEVGLADRAKEWPSVLSGGQRQRVALARALVGRPKILALDEPLGALDALTRIEMQQLLERIWRQQGFTAVLVTHDVSEAVALADRVIVIDSGRVALDLPIPVPRPRRRGSPELARLEGRLLDLLLGSTNGQES, encoded by the coding sequence ATGACCGCCTTCGCTCAGCAGCGTCCCGTGCCGGCCTTTCGCGACGAGATACCCGGCGTGACGTCAGCGCCGGCCCGCGAACCTGCGTTCCGCTTCGAGGGCGTGAGCAAACGCTTCGGCGACAAGACGGTGCTGCACGGCATCGACCTGTCGGTTGCGGCGGGCGAGTTCGTCGCCATCGTCGGCAAGAGCGGTTGCGGCAAGAGCACCCTGTTACGGCTGCTCGCGGGGCTGGAAAAGCCGAGCGGCGGCAGGCTCCATCACGCCGGTGATGCCGATGCGCGCGGTGACACGCGCATCATGTTCCAGGAGCCGCGGTTGCTGCCCTGGGCCCGGGTGCTCGCGAACGTCGAGGTTGGTCTGACGGGCGCCAGACTCGGCAGCGAGGGCCGGGACCGCGCGCAGGGTCTTCTTGCCGAGGTTGGGCTCGCGGACCGGGCGAAGGAGTGGCCTTCCGTGCTGTCGGGTGGTCAGCGCCAGCGTGTCGCGCTCGCCCGAGCACTGGTCGGACGGCCGAAGATCCTCGCGCTCGATGAACCGCTCGGCGCACTCGACGCTTTGACGCGCATCGAGATGCAGCAGCTTCTGGAGCGCATCTGGCGCCAGCAGGGCTTCACCGCCGTGCTGGTGACGCACGATGTGTCCGAGGCCGTCGCACTGGCCGACCGCGTGATCGTGATCGATTCCGGCCGTGTCGCGCTCGACCTTCCGATCCCGGTGCCTCGCCCGCGCCGGCGCGGCTCACCGGAACTCGCCCGGCTCGAAGGCCGTCTGCTAGACCTGCTGCTCGGCAGTACGAACGGTCAGGAAAGCTGA
- a CDS encoding ABC transporter permease subunit produces MSFLRRIGVGWLLPVAILLFWEASSRFGTIPSSVLPAPSDVAAAFWRLLESGELLRNIWVSTGRAFAGFVVGGLIGLGFGLANGLSFLSREITDTTLQMVRNIPHLALIPLVILWFGIDEEAKLFLVALGVFFPIYVNTLLGIQTVDPQLVEMGRIYGMSPSTLFFRVILPGALPSMFVGLRYALGIMWLTLIVAETISASSGLGYMAMQAREFLMLDVVVLSILIYALLGKLADSVARALESACLKWHPAFQAA; encoded by the coding sequence ATGTCGTTCCTGAGGCGCATCGGCGTCGGCTGGCTGCTGCCGGTCGCGATCCTGCTCTTCTGGGAGGCGTCGTCACGGTTCGGCACCATCCCCTCGAGCGTTCTGCCGGCGCCGAGCGACGTCGCGGCGGCGTTCTGGCGGCTCCTGGAATCGGGCGAGTTGCTCCGGAACATCTGGGTCAGCACCGGCCGGGCATTCGCGGGCTTCGTCGTGGGCGGGCTGATCGGGCTCGGCTTCGGGCTGGCCAACGGGCTCTCGTTCCTGAGCCGCGAGATCACCGACACCACGCTGCAAATGGTGCGCAACATCCCGCACCTGGCGCTGATACCGCTGGTGATCCTCTGGTTTGGCATCGACGAGGAAGCGAAGCTGTTCCTCGTCGCTCTCGGTGTGTTCTTCCCGATCTACGTGAACACGCTGCTCGGTATCCAGACCGTCGATCCCCAACTCGTGGAAATGGGCCGCATCTACGGCATGTCGCCGTCGACGCTGTTCTTCCGGGTGATCCTGCCCGGCGCTCTGCCCTCGATGTTCGTCGGCCTGCGCTATGCCCTCGGCATCATGTGGCTGACCCTGATCGTCGCGGAGACGATCTCCGCTTCGTCCGGCCTCGGCTACATGGCGATGCAGGCCCGCGAGTTCCTGATGCTCGACGTCGTCGTGCTTTCGATCCTGATCTACGCCCTGCTCGGCAAGCTTGCCGACAGCGTCGCCCGCGCGCTGGAGAGTGCCTGCCTCAAGTGGCATCCCGCTTTCCAGGCCGCGTAA
- a CDS encoding GSCFA domain-containing protein translates to MIQQPGNKKSPYDDLEERAIWRKAVADTHPLQLSDLYRKKFSIDLGTRIATAGSCFAQHISNALKRNGFNFRDFEPAPPLLPSKLSRSYNYGVYSARFCNIYTARQLLQTFDRAFENFRPEEEPWIKEGGFADPFRPVLEPVPFCSIAELERSRQSHLAAVKDMFQQTDLFIFTLGLTEAWISKRDGAVFPLCPGTVAGTFDQEKYEFKNFNYFEIFEDLVAFMGKVRTLNPDMKFILTVSPVPLTATKTEAHVLSATTYSKSVLRAVAGHLASELDFVDYFPSFEIITAPPMRGIFYDSNLRTINSSGVDYVMSHFFKEHAAPLQSDCDEDNPDALPSIGDLEVVCEEMMQAQEIGYA, encoded by the coding sequence ATGATCCAGCAACCGGGAAATAAAAAGTCCCCTTATGACGATCTGGAAGAACGTGCAATATGGCGTAAGGCCGTCGCCGACACGCATCCCTTACAGCTCAGCGATCTCTATCGAAAAAAATTCTCGATCGATCTCGGCACTCGCATTGCGACGGCAGGCAGCTGCTTTGCCCAACACATCTCGAACGCTTTGAAGCGTAATGGCTTTAATTTCAGGGATTTCGAGCCGGCACCGCCTCTTCTCCCTTCTAAGCTCTCCAGGAGCTACAATTACGGTGTCTATTCGGCGCGATTTTGCAACATATACACCGCCCGGCAACTTTTGCAGACATTCGATAGGGCATTTGAGAATTTCAGGCCGGAAGAAGAACCGTGGATAAAAGAGGGGGGATTCGCAGATCCCTTCCGTCCTGTATTGGAGCCGGTGCCTTTCTGCAGCATAGCGGAACTTGAGCGGTCTCGCCAATCGCATCTTGCCGCCGTGAAGGACATGTTTCAACAGACTGATCTCTTTATATTCACGCTCGGACTAACGGAAGCTTGGATATCCAAACGGGATGGCGCCGTCTTTCCTCTCTGCCCTGGTACGGTCGCAGGCACCTTCGACCAAGAAAAATACGAGTTCAAGAATTTCAATTACTTCGAAATATTTGAGGATCTCGTTGCGTTCATGGGGAAGGTTCGCACTCTGAATCCAGACATGAAATTCATTCTGACCGTCTCTCCGGTTCCGCTCACCGCGACGAAGACCGAGGCCCACGTTCTGTCAGCCACGACGTACTCAAAGTCCGTTTTGCGGGCGGTCGCGGGTCATCTGGCGAGCGAGCTTGATTTTGTCGATTATTTTCCATCTTTTGAAATTATAACAGCCCCTCCCATGCGCGGTATATTTTATGATTCAAATCTTAGAACGATCAATTCTTCGGGCGTTGATTACGTAATGTCCCATTTTTTCAAGGAACACGCTGCCCCCTTGCAGAGCGATTGCGACGAAGACAATCCGGATGCTCTGCCGTCTATCGGCGATCTCGAAGTTGTGTGTGAGGAGATGATGCAGGCCCAAGAGATCGGCTATGCTTGA